A genomic window from Anaerolineae bacterium includes:
- a CDS encoding peptide ABC transporter substrate-binding protein has product MPFAGAVLLLSFGLACSSGLLGGPNNRPASTRVSENSVSPTSTSTSTPEPASPTSTPEPATETPEVTEEPTFTPTVTPTPTLNLADRQVLHLPSAKPTTLDPHLTGDAFSFEYIVEIFSGLMAYDPELNLMPDLAESYNISPDGLVYTFRLRPEAQFHNGQPIRAQDFKWSFERACDPATGSHTAGTYLGDIVGCREKLQGQVNEVRGVAVVDDRTLQLTIDEPKGFFLAKMAYPTAYVLDRQNVESGGATWFTQPNGSGPFKLSLLGQNMIVLEKNQNYYREPKPILKQITCFFNIPLDLLSGYEKGLGLLGRPEGVTYDIIQVSNNNLATVADPNNPLSQELVSVNLLSVNYIGFNVQQPPFDNVKIRQALNLALDKRTIVKAVQGNVYVANGIVPLNMPGYQNPDLSDYEFDLEHALDLIAESSYGDVSQLPPLTLHVGTGAGNLYQTIAASYRTNLGLEIRVEQVPFPEFLANLNRPDTPYQMYYLGWVADYPDPQNFLEVLFHSKSAQNYGRYHNPVVDDLLNEARGTQNIPERLALYRQVEQLILDDAAWIPLYFEVENWLIKPYVKNFRIPPIKVPKFQYVYIEAL; this is encoded by the coding sequence ATGCCGTTTGCGGGAGCGGTTTTACTTTTGAGTTTTGGGCTGGCCTGTAGTTCGGGGCTTTTGGGTGGCCCCAACAACCGTCCGGCCAGCACCAGAGTTTCAGAAAACAGCGTCTCGCCTACTTCCACCAGCACCAGCACGCCTGAACCTGCTTCCCCCACCTCGACCCCTGAGCCAGCGACAGAAACCCCGGAAGTTACGGAGGAACCCACCTTTACGCCCACCGTTACGCCAACGCCTACGCTCAATCTGGCCGACCGGCAAGTTTTGCATTTGCCCAGCGCCAAACCTACCACCCTGGATCCGCACCTGACTGGCGATGCATTTTCGTTTGAATACATTGTGGAGATATTCAGCGGCCTGATGGCCTATGACCCTGAACTAAACTTGATGCCGGACCTGGCCGAGAGTTACAACATTTCCCCCGATGGTTTGGTTTACACCTTCAGGCTCAGACCGGAAGCTCAATTTCATAACGGCCAACCCATCCGCGCCCAAGATTTTAAATGGTCGTTTGAGCGAGCCTGCGACCCGGCGACCGGCTCCCACACCGCCGGCACCTACCTGGGCGATATTGTGGGCTGCCGGGAAAAATTGCAAGGCCAGGTTAACGAAGTAAGAGGCGTAGCGGTGGTAGACGACCGGACCCTTCAACTGACCATTGACGAACCCAAGGGCTTTTTTCTGGCCAAAATGGCCTACCCCACCGCTTACGTGCTCGACCGGCAAAATGTGGAATCCGGCGGCGCAACCTGGTTCACGCAGCCAAACGGCAGCGGGCCGTTCAAACTCTCTCTTTTAGGCCAAAACATGATTGTGCTGGAAAAAAACCAGAACTATTACCGGGAGCCAAAACCCATTCTGAAGCAAATTACGTGCTTTTTTAATATCCCCCTTGACCTGCTGAGCGGTTACGAAAAAGGATTGGGCTTGCTGGGACGGCCGGAGGGGGTGACTTATGATATTATCCAGGTCAGCAATAATAATTTAGCTACAGTGGCCGATCCAAACAACCCTCTCAGTCAGGAACTGGTATCGGTCAATTTGTTGAGCGTCAATTATATCGGTTTTAACGTTCAGCAGCCGCCCTTTGACAACGTTAAAATTCGCCAGGCCCTTAACCTGGCCCTGGATAAACGAACGATTGTGAAAGCGGTGCAGGGCAATGTATACGTGGCCAACGGCATTGTGCCCCTGAACATGCCCGGTTATCAAAATCCTGACTTGAGCGATTATGAATTCGATCTGGAGCATGCTCTGGATTTGATTGCAGAATCCTCTTACGGGGATGTTAGTCAATTGCCCCCTCTCACCCTGCACGTGGGCACTGGCGCCGGAAATCTCTACCAAACCATTGCCGCTTCTTACCGGACAAATTTGGGGTTAGAAATCAGGGTAGAGCAGGTACCCTTTCCTGAATTTTTGGCCAATTTGAATCGGCCTGATACCCCTTATCAAATGTACTACCTGGGTTGGGTGGCCGACTACCCCGACCCCCAGAATTTTTTGGAAGTACTGTTTCATTCTAAAAGCGCCCAAAACTACGGCCGGTATCACAATCCGGTGGTAGACGATCTCTTGAATGAGGCTCGAGGCACGCAAAATATACCGGAACGTTTGGCCCTGTACCGACAAGTCGAACAACTCATCCTGGACGATGCGGCCTGGATTCCACTTTATTTTGAAGTTGAAAACTGGTTGATCAAGCCTTATGTAAAAAATTTCCGGATTCCACCGATTAAAGTACCAAAGTTTCAGTATGTCTATATTGAAGCCCTCTAA
- a CDS encoding ABC transporter ATP-binding protein produces MATLLEVKNLTTQFFTQDGVVHAVNGIDYTLDEGETLGIVGESGCGKSVSVMSLIRLIPSPPGKVVAGEVLFENRNLLKISNDEIRSIRGNKISMIFQDPMTSLNPVLTVGRQISEALELHLGMDKKQARTRAIELLQLVGIPSAADRIDDYPHQFSGGMRQRAMIAMGLSCNPQLLIADEPTTALDVTIQAQIVDLVKRLRDELGMAIIWITHDLGVVAGLADRVIVMYAGYIVEEAPVKELYLNPRHPYTIGLLGSLPRLDEERPKQLKSIEGLPPDLINLPPGCPFYERCNYRIEICTREMPPLKTTGINHKVACHVDVVTAQPTVEQPYQEVV; encoded by the coding sequence ATGGCCACTTTACTTGAAGTAAAAAACTTAACCACTCAATTTTTTACCCAAGACGGCGTGGTGCATGCCGTTAATGGGATTGACTACACCCTGGACGAAGGCGAGACGCTGGGCATTGTGGGTGAAAGCGGTTGCGGTAAGAGCGTTAGTGTAATGTCACTCATTCGTCTGATTCCCTCGCCGCCCGGTAAAGTTGTAGCGGGCGAAGTGCTTTTTGAAAACCGCAACCTGCTCAAAATCAGCAACGATGAAATCCGCTCTATTCGGGGCAACAAAATCTCGATGATCTTTCAAGACCCGATGACGTCTCTCAATCCTGTTTTAACGGTAGGGCGTCAGATCAGTGAAGCCCTGGAACTTCACCTGGGGATGGATAAAAAACAGGCCCGCACCAGAGCCATTGAGTTATTGCAACTGGTTGGCATCCCCTCCGCCGCAGACAGGATTGATGATTATCCCCATCAATTCTCCGGCGGGATGCGCCAGCGGGCGATGATTGCCATGGGCCTTTCTTGTAACCCACAACTCCTTATCGCCGATGAGCCGACCACGGCTCTGGATGTTACCATTCAAGCCCAGATTGTGGACCTGGTGAAACGGCTGCGGGATGAATTGGGCATGGCCATTATCTGGATTACCCACGATCTGGGCGTGGTAGCCGGGTTGGCCGACAGAGTGATTGTGATGTACGCCGGTTATATTGTTGAAGAAGCGCCGGTTAAAGAGTTATACCTGAATCCTCGCCATCCCTACACCATCGGTCTGCTGGGGTCTCTCCCCCGCCTGGATGAAGAACGGCCCAAACAACTCAAATCCATTGAGGGCCTTCCGCCAGATTTAATCAATCTGCCCCCAGGATGTCCCTTCTATGAACGCTGCAACTACCGCATTGAGATATGCACCCGCGAGATGCCCCCCTTAAAGACCACTGGTATCAATCACAAAGTGGCCTGCCACGTAGATGTAGTCACGGCTCAACCAACAGTTGAGCAGCCCTATCAAGAAGTAGTTTAG
- a CDS encoding ATP-binding cassette domain-containing protein, which produces MTTNGNGKHQTLLSVKNLKMYFPITKGIIFQKHVGDIKAVDDITFEVKKGETLGLVGESGCGKSTTGRAILQLYRPTAGSVIFEDKELTTLKGEGMRRMRRHIQMIFQDPYASLNPRMTVGSIIGEPLEVHNLLSGKARRERVKELLEIVGLNPYFINRYPHEFSGGQRQRIGVARALAVQPDFIVCDEPISALDVSIQAQVINLLKRLQEEFNLTYLFIAHDLSVVRHISDRVAVMYLGKIMEKTDRTTLYENPLHPYTQALLLAVPIPDPIAEAEREKRRVILQGDVPSPANPPKGCNFCTRCPAKSRVMQTYGIDCAMVEPKFSEVEAGHWVACHLFDSCQPS; this is translated from the coding sequence ATGACCACAAACGGTAACGGTAAACACCAAACCCTCCTCAGCGTAAAAAATCTAAAAATGTACTTCCCTATCACCAAGGGAATTATTTTCCAAAAGCATGTGGGAGACATCAAAGCCGTAGACGATATCACCTTTGAGGTTAAAAAAGGTGAAACCCTGGGCCTGGTGGGCGAAAGCGGCTGCGGCAAAAGCACAACGGGCCGGGCCATTCTGCAACTCTACCGGCCCACAGCCGGTTCGGTTATTTTTGAGGATAAGGAACTAACCACCCTCAAGGGCGAAGGAATGCGCCGCATGCGCCGTCACATCCAAATGATCTTTCAAGACCCCTATGCCTCCTTGAATCCCCGCATGACGGTGGGCAGCATTATTGGCGAGCCGCTGGAAGTGCATAATCTTTTAAGCGGCAAGGCTCGCCGGGAGCGAGTCAAAGAATTGCTGGAAATTGTAGGGTTGAACCCCTACTTTATCAACCGCTACCCTCACGAATTTTCCGGCGGCCAGCGGCAGCGCATTGGCGTAGCCCGCGCCCTGGCCGTGCAGCCAGATTTTATTGTGTGCGATGAGCCGATTTCCGCGCTCGATGTGTCCATTCAGGCTCAAGTGATTAATCTATTGAAACGGCTGCAAGAAGAGTTCAACCTGACCTACCTTTTCATTGCCCATGACCTGTCGGTGGTGCGCCACATCAGCGACAGAGTGGCCGTGATGTACCTGGGCAAAATTATGGAAAAAACCGACCGCACCACCCTTTACGAAAACCCGCTGCATCCGTATACCCAGGCCTTGCTCCTGGCTGTGCCTATTCCCGACCCCATCGCCGAGGCAGAACGAGAGAAACGCCGGGTTATTTTACAGGGCGATGTGCCCAGCCCGGCCAATCCGCCCAAAGGCTGCAACTTCTGCACCCGCTGCCCGGCTAAATCGCGCGTGATGCAAACATACGGCATTGACTGCGCTATGGTTGAACCCAAATTCAGTGAGGTGGAAGCGGGTCATTGGGTGGCCTGCCATCTGTTTGATAGTTGCCAACCGTCATAA
- a CDS encoding peptide ABC transporter substrate-binding protein has product MMFSKKTLLFLVVVALLGVIAAQCGAQPEPQTIVETVIVEKEVQGETVTVVETVEVVKEVEVEKVVEVAPEDPDAGRVRLDAVTGTEPPSLDPSLATDTTSIFYIRQMFTGLASFDEDANVVPALATDWSVSDDGLIWTFNLRDDIHWVHRDPNTGEFEDLGVVTAQDVVYGVLRTLDPNSASDYAYVLYVIAGAEEFNTADPGAEDFEDIKAAVGVSAPDDTTVEFTLKEPAAYFPSIAAMWVTFPEPQAAIESWGDNWTEAGLIVTNGPYTLKEWTHGSEIWIEKNPLWVDADSVQIELFGGPIIQEASTVQSMYENNEVDMMADPGWGPPLPDMDRIKADPQLSQELLIAPRLCTYYYGFVNSKPPFDNVLVRKAFAAAIDRQSLIDNVTKGDQLPAHSFAPPGIFGNVATDFDIGGWMVEANYADQVAQAQAWLAEAGYPDGEGLDIVLMYNTSEAHAQIAQAVQAMWQEAFPKATMTIENQEWAVYLKTLLPESPDEEKPNVYRLGWCADYPDSNNWLNEVFNSKSGQNYAKFNNPDFDALVEEAAFEPDPAKRLELYKQAETIFIDEEAAIAPLYYYTYVRLYKPWVTPVISPVTGDPIAEWKIDWEAKKAALGE; this is encoded by the coding sequence ATGATGTTTTCCAAAAAGACCCTTTTATTTTTGGTAGTCGTAGCTCTGTTGGGCGTGATCGCGGCTCAATGCGGCGCTCAACCAGAACCGCAAACTATTGTGGAAACGGTCATCGTTGAAAAAGAAGTGCAAGGCGAAACTGTGACCGTGGTAGAAACGGTTGAAGTAGTCAAGGAAGTAGAAGTTGAAAAGGTCGTTGAAGTAGCTCCCGAAGACCCCGATGCTGGACGTGTCAGACTGGATGCAGTAACCGGAACTGAACCTCCCAGCCTTGATCCTTCGTTGGCAACAGACACTACCTCCATCTTCTACATTCGCCAGATGTTTACGGGTTTAGCCAGCTTTGATGAGGACGCCAATGTGGTGCCGGCCCTGGCTACCGACTGGAGTGTATCGGATGATGGTTTGATCTGGACCTTCAATTTGCGGGATGACATCCACTGGGTTCATCGTGATCCCAACACCGGCGAGTTTGAGGATTTGGGAGTAGTGACGGCTCAGGATGTGGTTTACGGCGTATTGCGCACGCTAGACCCCAACTCAGCTTCAGACTATGCCTATGTGCTGTATGTGATTGCCGGCGCTGAAGAATTCAATACCGCCGATCCCGGTGCCGAAGACTTTGAAGACATCAAGGCGGCCGTTGGCGTGAGCGCGCCGGACGATACCACTGTTGAATTCACGCTGAAAGAACCGGCGGCCTACTTCCCCTCCATCGCGGCTATGTGGGTCACCTTCCCGGAACCGCAAGCAGCCATCGAGTCATGGGGCGATAACTGGACCGAGGCCGGCCTGATTGTGACCAACGGCCCCTACACCCTGAAGGAGTGGACCCACGGCTCAGAAATCTGGATCGAAAAGAACCCGTTGTGGGTAGATGCCGATAGCGTCCAGATCGAGTTGTTTGGCGGCCCCATTATTCAAGAAGCTTCTACCGTCCAATCAATGTACGAAAATAATGAAGTGGATATGATGGCCGATCCCGGTTGGGGTCCTCCCCTGCCCGACATGGATCGCATCAAGGCCGATCCGCAACTCAGCCAGGAACTCTTGATTGCGCCGCGCCTGTGCACCTACTACTACGGCTTTGTCAATTCCAAGCCGCCGTTTGACAATGTGCTGGTGCGCAAAGCCTTTGCCGCCGCCATTGACCGCCAGAGCTTGATTGACAACGTAACCAAGGGCGACCAGTTGCCGGCCCACTCCTTTGCCCCGCCGGGCATCTTTGGCAACGTAGCTACCGATTTTGACATCGGCGGGTGGATGGTTGAAGCGAATTATGCCGACCAGGTGGCCCAGGCCCAGGCCTGGCTGGCCGAAGCGGGTTATCCCGACGGCGAGGGTCTTGACATTGTGCTGATGTACAACACCTCTGAAGCGCATGCCCAGATTGCCCAGGCCGTCCAGGCGATGTGGCAAGAAGCCTTCCCCAAGGCCACGATGACCATTGAAAATCAGGAATGGGCCGTTTACCTGAAGACTTTGCTGCCTGAATCGCCTGATGAGGAGAAGCCCAATGTTTATCGCCTGGGTTGGTGCGCGGACTATCCTGACAGCAACAACTGGCTGAACGAGGTCTTCAACTCCAAGAGCGGCCAGAACTATGCCAAGTTCAACAATCCCGACTTTGACGCCCTGGTTGAAGAAGCCGCTTTTGAGCCAGACCCGGCCAAACGCCTGGAGTTGTACAAGCAGGCTGAGACCATCTTCATTGACGAGGAAGCGGCCATCGCGCCCCTCTACTACTACACTTACGTCCGGCTGTACAAGCCTTGGGTCACCCCGGTCATCAGCCCGGTTACCGGCGACCCCATTGCCGAGTGGAAGATTGATTGGGAAGCCAAAAAAGCCGCTCTCGGTGAGTAA
- a CDS encoding ABC transporter permease, whose amino-acid sequence MFAYIVRRLLWSIPVILLLAFAIFALMRAIPGGPFDFVGDKSLPKAVRQNLERRHHLDWPLGWQFSSYILGDDVTGVICRGLYFVPGCDIVQESAGLGVSQGLIRGDLGMALKLRGRTVNDLVKESFPISFQLGMIAMTLAVLIGIPAGIIAALKQNTWIDYSSSFVAVVGLSIPNLVLGPLLIWIFPLTLGRLYPDLFGWIPIATWGAKPPFLLGLFPTSLGPTFWAHALLPAIALGTAFSAAIARLTRASLLQIIREDYIRTARAKGLHERTVIVIHALKNSLIPVITVLGPLLVAVVTGTFVVEQIFGIPGMGKHFVTSIGNRDYPIITGVTLIYAVLLVLANLAVDIIYGWLDPRIRYD is encoded by the coding sequence ATGTTTGCTTACATTGTCCGTCGCCTGCTCTGGTCTATTCCGGTAATATTATTATTGGCTTTTGCTATTTTTGCCCTGATGAGGGCCATTCCCGGCGGCCCCTTTGATTTTGTAGGTGATAAAAGTCTGCCCAAAGCCGTGCGGCAAAACCTGGAACGCCGGCATCACCTGGACTGGCCCCTGGGTTGGCAATTTTCCTCTTACATTTTGGGCGATGATGTAACCGGGGTTATTTGCCGGGGTCTCTATTTTGTGCCCGGTTGTGACATTGTCCAGGAATCGGCCGGTTTGGGCGTTTCTCAGGGCCTTATCCGGGGCGACCTGGGCATGGCCTTAAAACTGCGCGGTCGAACGGTCAATGATTTGGTCAAGGAGTCCTTCCCCATTTCCTTTCAACTGGGTATGATTGCCATGACCCTGGCCGTGTTGATCGGTATCCCGGCCGGAATCATTGCCGCGCTCAAACAAAATACCTGGATTGACTATTCCAGCAGCTTTGTGGCTGTGGTTGGACTTTCCATTCCCAACCTGGTCTTAGGCCCGCTGCTGATCTGGATCTTTCCTCTAACCCTGGGCCGGCTCTATCCCGACCTTTTTGGCTGGATTCCCATTGCTACCTGGGGGGCCAAACCGCCCTTTTTATTGGGCCTTTTCCCTACCTCATTGGGGCCAACTTTTTGGGCCCACGCTCTCTTACCGGCCATTGCCCTGGGTACGGCGTTCTCGGCGGCCATTGCCCGGCTGACCCGCGCCAGCCTGCTGCAAATCATTCGGGAGGATTACATTCGTACTGCCCGAGCCAAGGGATTGCATGAACGGACCGTCATCGTCATCCACGCCCTCAAAAACAGCCTGATCCCGGTGATTACCGTACTGGGCCCCCTGCTGGTGGCCGTGGTCACCGGCACGTTTGTGGTGGAGCAAATCTTTGGCATCCCGGGGATGGGCAAACACTTTGTCACCAGTATCGGTAACCGCGACTATCCCATTATTACCGGCGTCACGCTCATCTACGCCGTTTTACTGGTTTTGGCTAATCTGGCCGTAGACATCATCTATGGCTGGCTCGATCCACGTATTCGTTATGACTAA
- a CDS encoding ABC transporter permease, protein MAVVEQAPKPLSVPQRRERSPLSDAINQLLKNRVAVGSLIFIILLILAAIFADYVNAFSVQDHQEELDRTNQTAYAKQTLQDNNALPGQESKNPNLQGFVYWFGADNLGRDIYSRTLYGTRVSMSVAIVAATVSLIIGLVYGMVAGYVGGRADDLMMRLVDFLYGLPVLIVVILMQVYFKSLGRRGGDEGLVGLLLNLDQAMGGLFFVFVALGAVNWLGMARIARGQTLSVKKKEYVEAARAIGVSNFGIIFKQILPNILGPCIVQETLQIPGYILFEAFLSFIGLGVNAPTPSWGIMINEAYQGLRSYPHGLFPPAVALTITVLAFNFLGDGLRDAFDPRLRE, encoded by the coding sequence ATGGCCGTTGTTGAACAAGCGCCAAAACCCTTAAGTGTGCCCCAACGCCGCGAACGCAGCCCGTTGAGCGATGCCATCAACCAACTGCTTAAAAACAGAGTGGCGGTTGGTAGTCTCATCTTTATTATTTTGCTAATCCTGGCAGCTATTTTTGCCGATTATGTAAATGCTTTTTCCGTGCAGGATCATCAGGAAGAATTAGACCGCACCAATCAGACTGCTTACGCCAAACAAACGTTGCAAGATAATAATGCCCTACCCGGCCAAGAATCAAAAAATCCCAATTTGCAAGGCTTTGTCTACTGGTTTGGGGCCGACAACCTGGGCCGAGATATATACAGCCGGACCCTGTACGGAACACGTGTCTCTATGTCGGTGGCTATAGTCGCGGCCACGGTGAGTTTGATCATTGGCCTGGTCTACGGCATGGTGGCCGGTTACGTTGGCGGGCGCGCTGACGATTTAATGATGCGCCTGGTTGACTTTCTCTATGGTTTGCCGGTGCTCATAGTGGTGATCTTGATGCAGGTCTACTTTAAATCGTTAGGCCGGCGCGGTGGAGATGAAGGTTTGGTGGGGCTTCTGCTGAATCTTGACCAGGCCATGGGCGGTCTATTTTTTGTTTTTGTGGCCCTGGGGGCGGTGAACTGGCTGGGCATGGCCCGTATTGCCCGAGGCCAAACCCTGTCGGTCAAAAAGAAGGAATACGTTGAGGCGGCCAGGGCCATTGGCGTTTCAAATTTTGGGATTATCTTTAAGCAAATTTTGCCCAATATTTTAGGGCCGTGCATTGTGCAGGAAACGCTGCAAATTCCCGGCTACATCCTGTTTGAGGCTTTTCTCAGTTTTATCGGCCTGGGCGTTAACGCCCCCACCCCCAGTTGGGGCATTATGATCAACGAGGCCTACCAGGGATTACGTTCCTATCCACACGGCCTCTTCCCGCCGGCGGTAGCCCTCACCATAACCGTGCTGGCCTTCAACTTTTTGGGCGACGGCCTGCGCGACGCCTTTGACCCGCGCCTGCGGGAATGA